The following are encoded in a window of Pseudomonas sp. St316 genomic DNA:
- a CDS encoding non-ribosomal peptide synthetase, translating into MPGAPGPERWHLIWTFHHILMDGWSVGIAVQEWLALYYEQAHGRPADLAPTRPYRDYIAWLAEQDMAATEGFWREQLHDVSEPTPLPTFAVRQAAPAGAPFAERESLLTASETEQLAHFARQNDLTINTLIQGAWALLLGQHAGRDDVVYGVTVAGRPENLAAVDSTVGLFINTLPLRVQWADEPTLVTWLQHLQQANSDLRHHAYLPLGKLKSMTRIAAEQALFDSILVFENFPVTDALNQDTGGLSFSAPSSEQQADGITLTQGRNHFPLSLIVVPDKQLHYLISYDRSRFSDAEVAVLSAQLRAILLAMTAQAQCRVSELEWLSPEERQQLLVQGRGVQLPVPHVCLHQCFEQQVAAHPEHLAVRDRHVALTYRELDLQANRLSQYLRAQGIGHDSVVALALERSAEFVIALLATLKAGAAYLPLDLKQPAGRLADVLVDSRAALLIGAAASPLLKGLAEHTPTLWLAEHADAIASQPDTPPAVAHSPTDAAYVIYTSGSTGTPKGVVVEHQSIVDYLTAVHAVLNPPPAARYGLLSSIAADLGHTQLFGALCSGASLLLVDEDSGFSPLALAEFFEQHPVDVLKITPSHLAGLLQALPDARLLPRALLVFGGDALSPTLLEQVNRLAPGLRVFNHYGPSEATVGAIATELPAGLRSIALGRPLPNRQLQVVDANGRLVPTGVSGELLINGALARGYLHRLDLTAERFHLDADQQRWYRTGDRVRWQVDGQLAFLGRVDSQVKIRGNRLELGEVEAQLKRLSPLIELALVRAVELDGSLRLVAYLVASQSLSATKLRNDLAARVPDYMVPAHFITLDELPLTRNGKVDVQRLPLPQKPTDDSATHVAPRNEVEAQLAAIWQEVLKLERVGVHDNFFALGGDSIINLQIIARANQQGLKLTPRQLFENRTIADIARVLGADASQGAAQAIADGYDLPLAAGQLARLQQGPLHATWRCVALTQAIDSELLSQAIVALQQHHQALRLALKALPEGEWQQRILVAAKAPVITTETLEASTPAQLQALAQAGVDALDLNAGQTLHASLLEVNGKHSLLLAAHPLCLDEASWALLLTDLNLALAQLRYQRPVRLSYTGGDFTQWTRHQQAHAQGDALDDAWEHWLQYAGLEPLQLPDSQQPDSVIEQTLAAATSGELKRLGEVLQLDWNSLLAAAVVEQCRELCGNGLIALSVHGARPSVERLPVAAPIAVADLDPARVVGPLALAVPYFLQPEGDSLLQRLQALAAQMRAYPQHGVDYGALRYLSDNTYLQEPLRDLPAASVAIRWLGNFDSHREERGILAQVEAASPSAASPCPLTLDAWWQDDRLHLRSLGTLAADWAPRLAQRLSELAGLVATPDLRPASQAFALCHKQAATLTSEPLDWLNIEDVYPLSSMQQGMLLHTLLQPHSGIYLMQQRYSWDGVLQRPAMEAAWQLFLERHPMMRTAFWWQDDHEPLQCVYRQTHRAFDWQDLRHLDEEQQRLAMDQALEAQRLQGFDMAGAPLTHLRVFQLDERRFAVVRSFHHILTDAWCFGLLMEDLLAIYQAIVRQEPVARARLRSFRGYMSWLERHDMAAAHAFWQAEMAGFSEPTPLHVDSPVAGPEQAPEQVGDFDQTLSIAQTQRLQQLCQQYQLTPNTWIQGAWALLLSRYSGNRDVLFGVTVAGRPTDLAGVEEMVGLFINSLPLRIDVDPEAPVADWLQALLSHNAQLREHESASLVDIQRCSQVPRGQQLFDSLVVFENAPLDISSVQLDAFSIDIYEDRVHTNFPMTVVLYPGDRLGIRLSYDSQRFSTDTVQRMLGHLVQLLSGMLDTPQAPLGSLHMLPEAERRQLQVDCNRSDVDFPLERGYAALFAEQVRNRPQHLAAVCQGQSLTYAELDRRANAIAHALQGAGAGPETLVALFAERGLALLTMMIATLKVGAAFQSLDIQQPHARLAELLELGDAPLLLVCERATTTLDNVLPQMHKQPTCLIAQALWQGREQPPVSYAHTPEQLAYVIFTSGSTGTPKGVMVEQRGMLNNMFGKVPSLGLGEHDRIAQTASAAFDISVWQFLAAPLFGATVHILPDAQAHDPVALLDAVEDQRLTLLETVPALIRGMLQESQAHHSLASLRWLLPTGEALPPALARDWFARFPAIPLMNAYGPAECSDDVAFHPITEAPADDCLHMPIGKPTANNQVFVLDSALRMVPIGVPGELCIGGVGVGRGYLRDPQRTREAFVPHPFQADARLYRSGDIGRMRADGVIEYLGRRDQQVKIRGHRIELGEIENRLMQHSAVDSAAVLALPDARGALQLVAWYVLDETADLGGESAQQVLSAYLGQQLASYMIPARWLALGQLPLNANGKVDRRALAALDMPQDETAQAQGTAPRTPTEKVLAELWQEILGLDHVGAHDDFFAIGGHSLLATQVLSRIRRRLNVNLPLRTLFERGTLEQLAEAVDQQSNAQTEADGDTEMALAPRNRPLPLSYSQQRLWFLDRFEGPSAAYNMTTTVRLRGALDITALQGALQAVLERHESLRTAFHLHGDQPCQVISPAPRVDLTPTELSHLDSEQQAQTLQRLIDEQAARPFDLQQAPMLRANLLRLGADDHVLQLVLHHIATDAWSMGILMQELIVGYQARTSGSTPVLPVLPIQFADYAYWQRSEAQQRLLARAIDYWRRQLDGAPTLIPLPLDQPRPARPDYQGAALEQRFTAAQTQALKTYAQAQRATLFMVLLNAFNSLLQRATGANDFIVGTDLANREHPALEHLIGFFVNVLPIRARLSEGETFDARLQRLREDCLSAFQHQQVPFDKLVEELQPPRTPGVNPLVQVLFVMQNTPSGNASLPDLEVEHLVSRQESSKFDLAVFVEEDEEQGLNVRWVYRTSVLQEQTIQRLEQGFEHLLEQIVCAPAQALDQWAWRLEGSNASAPSQPDSALDEATARSARKQSKLSKLKQTRATAVSHVAHEQVRTRTLDAGQALPLVIEPLLGDLDPVHWALQAREWINTQLRTHGGLLFRGFNLPDAAAFEQFAQAIEPDLYGTYGDLPKNTSGKNIYHSTPYPEQHMILFHNESSHLPQWPRKQWFYCETPAPRGGCTPIVDCRQVLARLPEDIVARFKALGLLYVRHFTDKLDVRWQDFFKTEQREEVERQCLASGMRWEWLGADNLRIAQHCPAIVAHPDTLELSFFNQVQLHHTACLEPEVRSNLISLFGPGHLPRNVYYGDGSVIEDAVMQVIGEAYEDCAVRFSWQKGDMVMLDNMLVAHARDPFEGERKICVAMGQMMRREQLTGGLPDALPAQNAEVQA; encoded by the coding sequence GTGCCTGGTGCGCCTGGCCCCGAGCGCTGGCACCTGATCTGGACCTTCCATCACATCCTCATGGACGGCTGGAGCGTCGGCATTGCCGTCCAGGAGTGGCTGGCGCTGTACTACGAACAAGCCCATGGCCGCCCCGCCGACCTGGCGCCGACCCGCCCTTACCGGGACTACATCGCCTGGCTGGCGGAACAGGACATGGCCGCCACCGAAGGGTTCTGGCGCGAGCAGCTGCACGACGTCAGCGAGCCGACCCCGCTGCCCACCTTCGCCGTACGCCAGGCAGCACCTGCAGGGGCACCGTTCGCCGAACGGGAAAGTCTGCTGACGGCCAGCGAAACCGAGCAACTGGCCCACTTCGCCCGTCAGAACGACCTGACCATCAACACCCTGATCCAGGGCGCCTGGGCGCTGCTGCTGGGCCAACACGCCGGGCGTGACGACGTGGTCTATGGCGTCACCGTCGCCGGGCGTCCGGAGAACCTGGCGGCAGTGGACAGCACCGTCGGGCTATTCATCAATACATTGCCGCTGCGTGTGCAATGGGCTGACGAGCCGACGCTGGTAACCTGGCTGCAACACTTGCAGCAAGCCAACAGCGATCTGCGTCACCACGCCTATTTGCCGCTGGGCAAGCTCAAGTCGATGACGCGCATCGCCGCCGAACAGGCGCTGTTCGATTCGATCCTGGTGTTCGAGAACTTCCCGGTCACCGACGCGCTCAACCAGGACACCGGCGGCTTGAGCTTCAGTGCCCCGAGCAGCGAGCAGCAAGCCGACGGCATTACCCTCACCCAAGGCCGCAACCACTTCCCACTGTCGCTGATCGTGGTGCCGGACAAACAACTGCACTACCTGATCAGCTACGACCGCAGTCGCTTCAGCGATGCCGAGGTCGCAGTGTTGTCGGCACAATTGCGCGCCATCCTGTTGGCGATGACGGCGCAAGCGCAGTGCCGGGTCAGCGAGCTTGAATGGCTGAGCCCTGAAGAACGCCAGCAACTGCTCGTGCAGGGCCGCGGCGTGCAACTGCCGGTGCCGCATGTGTGCCTGCACCAGTGCTTTGAACAACAGGTGGCCGCTCACCCGGAACACCTGGCTGTCCGCGACCGTCATGTCGCCCTGACCTACCGTGAACTGGACCTGCAGGCCAACCGCCTCAGCCAGTATTTGCGCGCCCAGGGCATCGGCCACGACAGCGTCGTGGCACTGGCCCTGGAACGCAGCGCCGAATTCGTGATTGCCCTGCTGGCCACCCTCAAGGCCGGCGCCGCCTATCTGCCATTGGACCTCAAGCAGCCCGCCGGGCGCCTGGCCGATGTGCTGGTGGACAGCCGCGCCGCGCTGCTGATTGGCGCTGCCGCCTCGCCCCTGCTCAAAGGCCTGGCCGAACACACGCCGACGTTGTGGCTGGCGGAACACGCCGACGCCATCGCCTCCCAACCAGACACGCCACCGGCCGTGGCCCACAGCCCGACTGACGCCGCCTACGTGATCTACACCTCGGGCTCCACCGGCACCCCCAAGGGTGTGGTGGTCGAGCACCAGTCCATCGTCGATTACCTGACGGCGGTGCACGCGGTACTCAACCCTCCGCCGGCGGCCCGTTACGGCTTGCTGTCGAGCATCGCCGCCGATCTGGGCCACACCCAGCTGTTCGGCGCCCTGTGCAGTGGCGCCAGCTTGTTGCTGGTGGATGAAGACAGCGGTTTCAGCCCCCTGGCACTGGCCGAATTCTTCGAGCAACACCCGGTGGATGTGCTGAAGATCACCCCAAGCCATCTGGCCGGCCTGTTGCAGGCGCTGCCCGATGCCCGCCTGTTGCCGCGCGCCCTGCTGGTCTTCGGTGGCGACGCCCTCAGCCCGACGCTGCTGGAACAGGTCAACCGCCTGGCACCCGGGCTTCGGGTGTTCAATCACTATGGGCCGAGCGAAGCGACGGTCGGGGCAATTGCCACCGAACTGCCCGCGGGCCTGCGCAGCATCGCCCTTGGCCGACCGCTGCCGAACCGTCAACTGCAGGTGGTGGATGCCAACGGTCGGCTGGTGCCCACCGGGGTGTCCGGTGAGTTGCTGATCAACGGCGCCCTGGCCCGGGGTTACCTGCACCGCCTGGACCTGACCGCTGAACGCTTCCACCTCGACGCCGATCAGCAACGCTGGTACCGCACTGGCGACCGCGTGCGCTGGCAAGTGGACGGCCAATTGGCATTCCTCGGCCGGGTCGACAGCCAGGTCAAGATCCGTGGCAACCGCCTGGAGCTGGGCGAAGTCGAGGCGCAGCTCAAGCGTCTGTCGCCGCTGATCGAACTGGCGCTGGTCCGCGCCGTGGAACTGGACGGTAGCCTGCGCCTGGTGGCCTACCTGGTCGCCAGCCAGTCGCTGTCCGCCACCAAGCTGCGTAACGACCTCGCTGCGCGGGTGCCGGACTACATGGTGCCGGCACACTTCATCACCCTCGACGAACTGCCCCTGACCCGTAACGGCAAGGTCGATGTCCAGCGCCTGCCGCTCCCGCAAAAACCCACGGACGACAGCGCCACCCACGTTGCCCCGCGCAATGAAGTCGAAGCGCAACTGGCCGCCATCTGGCAGGAGGTGCTGAAACTTGAGCGTGTCGGCGTGCATGACAACTTCTTCGCCCTGGGCGGTGACTCGATCATCAACTTGCAGATCATCGCTCGCGCCAACCAGCAAGGGCTGAAACTCACGCCCCGCCAGCTCTTCGAAAACCGCACCATCGCCGATATCGCCCGGGTGCTGGGCGCCGATGCCAGCCAGGGCGCGGCACAGGCGATTGCCGATGGCTATGACCTGCCGCTGGCCGCCGGGCAACTGGCCCGTTTGCAACAAGGGCCATTGCATGCGACTTGGCGTTGCGTGGCGCTGACCCAGGCGATCGATAGCGAGCTGCTGAGCCAGGCCATCGTCGCCTTGCAGCAGCACCACCAGGCCCTGCGCCTGGCGCTCAAGGCCCTGCCGGAAGGCGAGTGGCAGCAACGGATACTGGTCGCGGCCAAGGCCCCGGTCATCACCACCGAGACACTTGAAGCCAGCACCCCGGCGCAACTGCAAGCCCTGGCCCAGGCCGGTGTCGACGCGCTGGACTTGAACGCCGGCCAAACCCTGCACGCCAGCTTGCTGGAGGTAAACGGCAAACATTCGCTGCTGCTGGCCGCTCATCCGCTGTGCCTGGACGAAGCGTCCTGGGCACTGCTGCTGACGGACCTCAACCTGGCCTTGGCGCAACTGCGTTATCAGCGGCCAGTACGCCTGTCCTACACCGGTGGAGATTTCACCCAGTGGACACGGCACCAGCAGGCTCACGCACAGGGCGATGCCCTGGACGACGCCTGGGAACATTGGCTGCAATACGCGGGCCTGGAACCGCTGCAACTGCCTGACAGCCAGCAACCGGACAGCGTGATCGAACAGACCCTGGCAGCCGCCACCTCAGGCGAACTCAAGCGCCTGGGCGAAGTGCTGCAACTGGACTGGAACAGCCTGCTGGCCGCCGCCGTGGTCGAACAGTGCCGTGAACTGTGCGGCAACGGCCTGATCGCGCTGAGCGTGCACGGCGCCCGGCCGAGTGTCGAACGCTTGCCGGTCGCTGCGCCGATTGCCGTGGCCGACCTCGACCCGGCGCGCGTCGTGGGGCCGTTGGCACTGGCGGTGCCGTATTTCCTCCAGCCCGAAGGCGACAGTCTGCTGCAACGCTTGCAGGCACTGGCCGCGCAGATGCGCGCCTACCCGCAACACGGCGTCGACTATGGCGCCCTGCGCTACCTGTCGGACAACACCTACCTGCAAGAACCGCTGCGCGACCTGCCGGCGGCCTCGGTCGCCATTCGCTGGCTGGGAAACTTCGACAGCCATCGCGAAGAGCGTGGCATCCTGGCCCAGGTTGAAGCCGCAAGCCCATCGGCGGCTTCGCCTTGCCCACTGACCCTGGACGCCTGGTGGCAGGATGACCGCCTGCACCTGCGCAGCCTGGGTACCCTCGCCGCCGACTGGGCACCGCGCCTTGCTCAACGCTTGAGCGAACTCGCCGGGCTCGTCGCCACACCGGACCTGCGCCCTGCCAGCCAGGCATTCGCGCTGTGCCACAAACAAGCGGCGACCCTGACGTCCGAGCCGCTGGACTGGTTGAACATCGAAGACGTCTACCCGCTGTCGTCGATGCAACAGGGCATGCTCCTGCACACCCTGTTGCAACCCCACAGCGGCATCTACCTGATGCAACAACGCTACAGCTGGGACGGGGTATTGCAACGCCCGGCGATGGAAGCGGCGTGGCAGCTGTTTCTCGAGCGCCATCCGATGATGCGGACCGCCTTCTGGTGGCAGGACGACCATGAGCCGCTGCAATGCGTGTACCGCCAAACGCATCGGGCGTTCGACTGGCAGGACCTGCGCCATCTCGACGAAGAGCAGCAGCGCCTGGCCATGGACCAAGCCCTCGAAGCACAACGCCTGCAAGGTTTCGACATGGCCGGTGCGCCACTGACCCACTTGCGGGTGTTCCAACTCGACGAGCGACGCTTCGCCGTGGTGCGCAGCTTCCACCACATCCTGACCGACGCCTGGTGCTTCGGCCTGCTGATGGAAGACCTGTTGGCGATCTACCAGGCCATCGTGCGCCAGGAGCCTGTTGCCCGTGCGCGCTTGCGCTCGTTCCGCGGCTACATGAGCTGGCTGGAACGCCATGACATGGCCGCCGCACACGCGTTCTGGCAGGCCGAAATGGCCGGCTTCAGCGAGCCGACGCCACTGCATGTGGACAGCCCCGTGGCCGGCCCGGAACAGGCGCCGGAACAGGTCGGCGACTTCGACCAGACCCTGAGCATCGCCCAGACCCAGCGTCTGCAGCAGTTGTGCCAGCAATACCAACTGACCCCCAACACCTGGATCCAGGGTGCGTGGGCGCTGTTGCTGTCACGCTACAGTGGCAACCGCGACGTGCTGTTTGGCGTGACCGTCGCCGGCCGCCCGACTGACCTCGCCGGTGTAGAAGAAATGGTCGGGCTGTTCATCAACAGCTTGCCACTGCGCATCGATGTCGACCCAGAAGCGCCAGTGGCGGACTGGTTGCAGGCGCTGCTGTCCCACAATGCGCAATTGCGCGAACACGAAAGCGCGTCGCTGGTGGACATTCAGCGTTGCAGCCAAGTGCCGCGCGGCCAGCAGTTGTTCGACAGCCTGGTGGTGTTCGAGAACGCGCCACTGGATATCAGCAGCGTGCAACTGGACGCCTTCAGCATCGACATCTACGAAGACCGGGTCCACACCAACTTCCCGATGACGGTGGTGTTGTACCCCGGCGACCGCCTGGGCATTCGCTTGTCCTACGACAGCCAGCGTTTCAGCACTGACACCGTACAACGCATGCTTGGGCACTTGGTGCAGCTGCTTTCGGGCATGTTGGACACACCGCAAGCGCCCCTGGGCAGCCTGCACATGCTGCCCGAGGCGGAACGTCGGCAGTTGCAGGTCGACTGCAACCGAAGCGACGTCGACTTCCCACTGGAGCGCGGCTATGCAGCGCTGTTCGCTGAACAAGTGCGCAACCGCCCGCAGCACCTGGCCGCCGTATGCCAGGGACAATCGCTGACCTACGCCGAACTGGATCGCCGCGCCAACGCCATCGCCCATGCGCTGCAAGGCGCCGGTGCCGGCCCGGAAACCCTGGTGGCGCTGTTCGCTGAGCGTGGCCTGGCCTTGCTGACGATGATGATCGCCACGCTCAAGGTCGGCGCCGCGTTCCAGTCCCTGGACATTCAACAGCCCCACGCACGCCTGGCGGAGCTGCTGGAGCTCGGTGACGCGCCGCTGCTGCTGGTGTGCGAGCGCGCGACGACAACGCTGGACAACGTCCTGCCGCAGATGCACAAGCAACCCACCTGCCTGATCGCCCAGGCGCTCTGGCAAGGCCGTGAACAGCCGCCAGTCAGCTATGCGCACACCCCCGAGCAACTGGCCTACGTGATCTTCACCTCGGGCTCCACTGGCACGCCAAAAGGCGTCATGGTCGAGCAACGGGGGATGCTCAACAACATGTTCGGCAAGGTCCCGAGCCTGGGCCTGGGTGAGCACGACCGCATCGCCCAGACGGCTTCGGCGGCGTTCGATATCAGCGTCTGGCAGTTCCTCGCCGCGCCGCTGTTCGGCGCCACCGTGCACATTCTTCCCGATGCCCAGGCCCACGACCCGGTGGCCCTGCTCGATGCTGTCGAGGATCAGCGACTGACGCTGCTGGAAACCGTGCCGGCGTTGATTCGCGGCATGCTCCAGGAAAGCCAGGCGCACCACAGCCTGGCGAGCCTGCGCTGGCTGCTGCCCACTGGCGAAGCACTGCCTCCGGCCCTGGCCCGGGATTGGTTCGCACGCTTCCCGGCGATCCCCTTGATGAATGCCTACGGTCCGGCCGAATGCTCGGACGACGTTGCTTTCCACCCCATCACCGAAGCCCCGGCCGACGACTGTCTGCACATGCCCATCGGCAAGCCGACCGCCAATAACCAGGTGTTCGTCCTCGACTCGGCGCTGCGCATGGTCCCCATCGGCGTACCCGGCGAGTTGTGCATCGGCGGTGTCGGCGTGGGTCGCGGTTACCTGCGCGACCCGCAACGCACCCGCGAAGCCTTTGTCCCACACCCGTTCCAGGCCGATGCGCGTCTGTATCGCAGCGGTGACATCGGCCGGATGCGCGCCGACGGTGTGATCGAATACCTCGGCCGTCGCGACCAGCAAGTGAAGATTCGTGGCCACCGCATCGAGCTGGGCGAGATCGAAAACCGCCTGATGCAACACTCGGCGGTGGACAGCGCGGCGGTGCTGGCGCTGCCCGACGCCCGCGGTGCGTTGCAACTGGTGGCCTGGTATGTGCTCGACGAAACGGCCGACCTGGGCGGTGAGTCCGCGCAACAGGTCTTGAGCGCTTACCTGGGCCAGCAATTGGCAAGCTACATGATTCCGGCCCGTTGGCTGGCTCTTGGGCAATTGCCGCTCAATGCCAATGGCAAGGTCGACCGTCGCGCCCTCGCCGCCCTGGATATGCCCCAGGACGAGACAGCACAGGCGCAAGGCACGGCACCGCGCACGCCAACCGAGAAAGTGCTCGCCGAACTCTGGCAGGAAATCCTCGGCCTGGACCACGTCGGTGCGCATGACGACTTCTTCGCCATCGGCGGTCACTCGCTGCTGGCCACCCAGGTGTTGTCGCGGATACGTCGACGGTTGAACGTGAACCTGCCACTGCGCACGCTGTTCGAGCGTGGCACCCTCGAACAATTGGCCGAAGCGGTCGATCAGCAGAGCAACGCCCAGACCGAAGCCGACGGCGACACCGAGATGGCCCTGGCGCCGCGCAACCGGCCGTTGCCGCTGTCCTACAGCCAACAACGGTTGTGGTTCCTGGATCGCTTCGAAGGCCCGAGTGCTGCCTACAACATGACCACCACCGTCAGGCTGCGTGGCGCGCTGGACATCACGGCTCTGCAAGGGGCCTTGCAGGCCGTCCTGGAACGCCATGAATCCTTGCGGACGGCGTTCCACCTCCACGGCGACCAACCTTGCCAAGTCATCAGCCCCGCGCCGCGGGTTGACTTGACGCCGACCGAGCTGAGTCACCTCGACAGCGAGCAGCAGGCGCAAACCCTGCAACGCCTGATCGATGAACAGGCCGCACGCCCGTTCGATCTGCAACAGGCACCGATGCTGCGCGCCAACCTGCTGCGCCTGGGCGCCGATGATCATGTGCTGCAACTGGTGCTGCATCACATCGCCACCGACGCCTGGTCCATGGGCATCCTGATGCAGGAGCTGATCGTCGGGTACCAGGCCCGCACCAGCGGTTCGACACCGGTGCTGCCGGTGTTGCCGATCCAGTTCGCCGACTATGCCTACTGGCAACGCAGCGAAGCGCAACAGCGCCTGCTGGCACGGGCAATCGACTACTGGCGCCGCCAGCTCGACGGCGCGCCAACGCTGATCCCGCTGCCGCTGGACCAGCCACGCCCGGCGCGCCCCGACTACCAGGGGGCGGCGCTGGAGCAACGCTTCACCGCGGCCCAGACACAGGCGCTCAAGACCTATGCGCAAGCGCAACGGGCGACGCTGTTCATGGTCTTGCTCAATGCCTTCAACAGCCTCCTGCAGCGGGCCACCGGGGCCAACGACTTCATCGTCGGCACCGACCTGGCCAACCGCGAGCATCCGGCCCTGGAACATCTCATCGGCTTCTTCGTCAACGTGTTGCCGATCCGTGCCCGCCTGAGCGAGGGCGAAACCTTTGACGCCCGCCTGCAACGCTTGCGCGAGGACTGCCTGTCGGCGTTCCAGCACCAGCAGGTGCCGTTCGACAAGCTGGTCGAGGAGTTGCAGCCGCCGCGTACGCCGGGGGTCAACCCACTGGTCCAGGTGCTGTTCGTCATGCAGAACACGCCCAGCGGCAATGCCAGCCTGCCGGACCTTGAGGTGGAACACCTGGTATCGCGCCAGGAGAGCAGCAAGTTCGACCTCGCCGTGTTCGTCGAAGAGGACGAAGAACAAGGCCTGAACGTACGTTGGGTGTATCGCACCAGCGTGTTGCAGGAACAGACCATCCAGCGCCTCGAACAAGGCTTCGAGCACCTGCTGGAGCAGATCGTCTGCGCCCCGGCGCAGGCGCTGGACCAGTGGGCGTGGCGCCTGGAAGGCAGCAACGCCAGCGCGCCATCCCAGCCTGATTCGGCGCTCGACGAGGCCACGGCCCGCAGCGCGCGCAAGCAGTCGAAACTGAGCAAGCTCAAGCAGACCCGTGCAACCGCCGTAAGCCACGTGGCCCACGAGCAGGTCCGTACCCGCACCCTCGACGCCGGGCAAGCCTTGCCGTTGGTGATCGAGCCGTTGCTCGGCGACCTGGACCCGGTGCATTGGGCGCTGCAAGCCCGGGAATGGATCAATACCCAGTTGCGGACCCACGGTGGCCTGCTGTTCCGGGGTTTCAACCTGCCGGATGCCGCCGCCTTTGAACAGTTCGCCCAAGCCATTGAACCCGATCTTTACGGGACCTACGGCGACCTGCCGAAAAACACCTCGGGCAAGAACATCTACCACTCCACGCCGTACCCGGAACAGCACATGATTCTCTTCCACAACGAGAGCTCCCATCTGCCGCAGTGGCCACGCAAGCAGTGGTTCTATTGCGAAACGCCGGCACCGCGTGGCGGCTGCACGCCCATCGTCGATTGCCGGCAGGTGTTGGCGCGCTTGCCCGAGGACATCGTCGCTCGCTTCAAGGCCCTGGGGCTGCTTTATGTGCGGCACTTCACCGACAAGCTGGATGTGCGCTGGCAGGACTTCTTCAAGACCGAACAGCGCGAGGAAGTGGAGCGCCAATGCCTGGCGTCGGGCATGCGCTGGGAATGGCTGGGGGCCGACAACCTGCGGATCGCCCAGCATTGCCCGGCCATCGTCGCGCATCCCGATACCTTGGAGCTGTCGTTCTTCAACCAGGTGCAACTGCACCACACCGCCTGCCTGGAGCCGGAAGTGCGCAGCAACCTGATCAGCCTGTTCGGCCCCGGACACCTGCCCCGCAACGTGTACTACGGCGACGGCAGCGTGATCGAGGACGCGGTGATGCAGGTGATCGGCGAGGCCTATGAAGACTGCGCGGTACGTTTCAGTTGGCAAAAGGGTGACATGGTAATGCTGGACAATATGTTGGTGGCCCACGCCCGGGATCCTTTCGAGGGCGAGCGCAAGATCTGTGTCGCCATGGGCCAGATGATGCGCCGCGAACAATTGACCGGCGGCCTGCCCGACGCGCTGCCGGCGCAGAATGCGGAGGTGCAGGCATGA